A genomic region of Papaver somniferum cultivar HN1 chromosome 7, ASM357369v1, whole genome shotgun sequence contains the following coding sequences:
- the LOC113293803 gene encoding uncharacterized protein LOC113293803, with protein MTKIPSKTLITNLISSRIRILHHRSLSTATASSTATETQTQKLERIADQLIDLTKFEKHDYGILFRYKLGLHKYGPAISGLNASGGGTAGGSGSTAAAAADAVEKVAFDLKLEKFDAASKIKIIKEVRSFTDLGLKEAKDLVEKAPVVLKKGLTKEEANPILEKLKELGATVVLE; from the coding sequence atgacaaaaattCCATCAAAAACCCTAATAACAAATCTCATCTCCTCCCGTATCAGAATTCTCCATCATCGATCTCTCAGTACAGCAACAgcatcttcaacagcaacagaAACTCAAACACAAAAGCTAGAAAGAATCGCAGATCAACTAATCGACTTAACAAAGTTCGAGAAACACGATTATGGGATTTTGTTCAGATACAAATTGGGTTTACATAAATATGGTCCAGCAATTTCAGGTCTCAATGCATCAGGCGGTGGAACTGCTGGAGGAAGTGGATCAAcagcggcagcagcagcagatgcTGTTGAGAAAGTGGCATTTGATTTGAAACTTGAAAAGTTTGATGCAGCTTCAAAGATTAAGATTATTAAAGAAGTGCGAAGTTTTACTGATTTGGGATTGAAAGAAGCTAAAGATTTGGTTGAGAAAGCTCCTGTTGTGTTGAAAAAAGGACTTACTAAAGAAGAAGCTAATCCGATCTTGGAGAAACTTAAAGAATTGGGTGCTACTGTTGTATTGGAATGA